In Silene latifolia isolate original U9 population chromosome 3, ASM4854445v1, whole genome shotgun sequence, a single window of DNA contains:
- the LOC141646557 gene encoding uncharacterized protein LOC141646557 → MSIPWRIEQVLSLVSRAYLSALQYRPFHMSDLIPRLSPISSHISCMVWNIQGAGNKLKITALKEVVKTYKPTIMALIETHMGGDHAEKLRNILGYGGHTRVDTIGFSGGIWVYWKPELVDVIPVTKHHQYLTVEVVRRGEPPWFFSAVYASPNPTDRRELWTELENFARSNNHPWMAAGDFNETRNLAERHGGDSNMVRRCELFDNWIENCELIELEFSGPLHTWARGNSLETR, encoded by the coding sequence ATGTCGATTCCATGGAGGATTGAACAAGTATTGTCGCTTGTAAGTCGCGCATATCTATCTGCTTTACAATATCGTCCTTTTCATATGTCTGATTTAATACCAAGATTAAGTCCAATATCTTCCCATATCTCTTGTATGGTATGGAATATTCAAGGTGCgggaaataaattaaaaattaccgCTTTAAAGGAAGTAGTGAAAACGTATAAACCCACTATTATGGCTCTTATCGAGACACATATGGGCGGTGACCACGCAGAAAAATTGAGAAATATCCTTGGTTACGGAGGTCATACCCGAGTAGATACTATCGGCTTTAGTGGCGGTATTTGGGTTTACTGGAAACCTGAGTTAGTGGATGTTATACCGGTAACTAAACACCATCAATATCTCACTGTTGAAGTCGTTCGAAGAGGAGAGCCGCCCTGGTTCTTTTCTGCAGTTTATGCAAGCCCTAATCCGACTGATCGTAGAGAGCTCTGGACGGAATTAGAAAATTTCGCTCGGTCAAATAATCATCCATGGATGGCAGCAGGTGACTTCAACGAAACCAGGAATTTGGCTGAACGACATGGAGGAGATAGCAATATGGTCCGTCGTTGCGAGTTATTTGATAATTGGATAGAAAATTGCGAATTAATTGAGCTCGAATTCTCTGGACCGTTACATACATGGGCTAGAGGCAATTCTTTGGAAACTCGTTAG